A region of Porites lutea chromosome 13, jaPorLute2.1, whole genome shotgun sequence DNA encodes the following proteins:
- the LOC140923390 gene encoding uncharacterized protein — MQPLSEKTTSWMNVLCFYMFGTLSFFNQELLFIASQDILSGRKLPTATILVCFVTPLMITKILAPWFVQRIPYVVKTCIIALDMALGLTLIVFVENMEVKLLGICLNAIATGSAEVVFLGLSSFYQPICISSYVAGTGMASLFSPLYYNALTTWSCVSPKTAIMITIPFPALWLVFYAILDKSYISNGPQGAQKRTEIKYTSLKNSPDESANRPTTIGGIFSCTEQLRIAFKILPFILSLFLSFFAEYLSNSSVITSIAFPDSKLHPRDHFLVYFLSYMLGKFVGRSHLFIFSFLPPEATEFLMCDKTWIFAVLEMGHLLFFLFESWYHFLPSIWIMVVLCSTLGLVAGIIVVQSPHAVSRNVSPEEKEFALGLLTIGNGVGGFLAGLVGLAVEPYLTNKCKVHFSATKEFCFTRLRNATGWENNFHC, encoded by the exons ATGCAGCCGTTATCGGAGAAAACGACAAGCTGGATGAACGTGTTGTGTTTTTATATGTTTGGGACGCTTAGTTTCTTCAACCAGGAGTTGTTATTTATCGCATCGCAGGACATTCTTAGCGGCCGAAAACTTCCGACAGCCACTATACTTGTGTGTTTTGTAACCCCATTGATGATTACCAAAATACTTGCTCCCTGGTTTGTACAGAGAATACCTTATGTGGTAAAGACTTGTATTATCGCGCTGGACATGGCCCTTGGGCTAACGTTGATCGTTTTTGTTGAAAACATGGAAGTGAAGTTATTGGGAATTTGTCTGAATGCAATAGCTACTGGAAGTGCCGAAGTTGTTTTCCTTGGACTGAGTTCGTTTTATCAGCCGATATGTATCAGTTCTTACGTAGCGGGAACAGGCATGGCTTCGCTTTTCTCGCCTCTATATTACAAtg cacTCACAACATGGAGCTGTGTCTCACCTAAGACCGCTATAATGATCACAATTCCTTTCCCTGCATTATGGTTGGTATTTTATGCTATTTTAGACAAGAGCTACATATCAAATGGACCACAAGGCGCTCAAAAACGCACGGAAATAAAGTACACGTCCCTGAAAAACTCACCTGACGAGTCAGCGAACCGGCCCACTACGATAGGTGGAATATTCTCATGCACAGAACAGTTGCGTATCGCATTTAAAATCCTTCCTTTTATCCTCTCACTATTTCTAAGCTTCTTCGCGGAGTATTTGTCAAATTCGTCCGTTATCACCAGCATCGCATTCCCAGACTCAAAGCTGCATCCAAGAGACCACTTTCTCGTATACTTTCTATCATACATGCTTGGCAAGTTCGTGGGTAGGAGTcatctttttatattttcttttctgccTCCCGAGGCAACGGAGTTCCTGATGTGTGACAAAACCTGGATATTTGCAG TTTTGGAAATGGGACACctgttgttttttctgtttgagTCTTGGTACCACTTTCTTCCGTCTATTTGGATAATGGTTGTCCTGTGCTCTACCTTGGGCCTCGTCGCCGGAATTATAGTAGTACAGTCGCCCCATGCCGTCTCGCGAAATGTCTCGCCCGAGGAGAAAGAGTTTGCCCTGGGACTGCTAACTATTGGTAATGGTGTAGGAGGATTTTTGGCTGGTTTGGTGGGTTTGGCTGTGGAACCATACCTCACAAACAAATGCAAAGTGCATTTCTCCGCTACTAAAGAATTCTGCTTTACGAGGCTTCGGAATGCTACAGGATGGGAGAATAACTttcattgttaa
- the LOC140923582 gene encoding retinal homeobox protein Rx-B-like has translation MASRANLKRLAPEKEHDAQRKRRRRTAFTNEQLNRLEESFEEERFPGIQIREKLARELNIGEGRIQVWFQNRRSRWRKSLKNKPAKDLRNDVSISTMFQPSLASFQLPMHPTPFSSREPFFPPFTTSPSFIPFYENMAPVASQGSQTVSVMLGPRVSASVIPPFSCSASLPCSYREQFQTSCLKERYSPDDYLAAVTLASGFQREN, from the exons ATGGCTTCAAGAGCGAACTTGAAAAGACTAGCTCCAGAGAAAGAAC ATGACGCTCAGCGCAAAAGACGCAGAAGAACTGCTTTTACCAATGAGCAACTTAATCGTTTAGAGGAGTCTTTTGAAGAAGAAAGATTCCCAGGAATCCAAATACGGGAAAAACTTGCGCGGGAGCTTAACATCGGCGAGGGCAGAATCCAG GTTTGGTTCCAAAACCGCCGTTCAAGATGGCGCAAGAGCTTGAAAAATAAGCCAGCCAAAGACCTCAGAAATGACGTTAGCATCTCAACCATGTTCCAGCCGTCACTTGCCAGTTTCCAGCTGCCCATGCATCCGACGCCCTTCAGTTCACGTGAGCCATTTTTCCCGCCATTTACCACCAGCCCGTCGTTCATACCGTTCTATGAAAACATGGCGCCCGTCGCTTCACAAGGTTCACAAACTGTCAGTGTAATGCTTGGTCCACGTGTATCAGCTTCTGTGATCCCCCCGTTCAGTTGCAGTGCTTCGCTCCCGTGCAGTTACAGAGAACAGTTCCAAACCTCTTGCTTGAAGGAACGCTACTCGCCCGATGATTATTTAGCTGCAGTTACTTTGGCCAGTGGCTTTCAGCGCGAGAATTAG